The segment AGAACTATTATAAAGGATATTAAAAAAATTCCCAGTCTTTCTGAGTATAAAGACTGGGAATTTTTTTCTGTTTTTGCAATTTAATGGTTTATAAGGTAAACTGCTAATAGATCAAGTCTTTTATCATCAAAGGTTAAGCGACATACCAATAGGTCCTCCCTTCTACTTATGCTGATCGGTATCTATACTCAACAAACTTAAAGGAGGCTTTCAAATGAAACCCAATCCATCCCACCTAAATAAAGTGTTCCCTAAGCTGCTTATTTTTAGTTTGCTCTGTCTGATGTTATATCAACAGATGTCTTTAAGCCAACGTATTGGAGATATTCATGAAGAACTTCTCTTCGCTTCCAATCGAAATGATATTTCTCGAGTCATGGATGAGCTAAAAGAAACACTAAATCAAGACCATTGGGTTGTCTATGACCACTGGCAGATCGACAACATCAATAAAGACGACTCACTCATCACCCTTCAATACGAATGGTCTTTATCTGAAACAACCGATGAGGCTGAAATCAGTTTGCAGCTTCAGCCCCTGTCGAAAGATCAAGAACCAGCCGGTGATTGGAAGAAACTTCCTGCTACTTCTATTGGCATTAATTCCTACCGAGCTTTTATGGATGTAACAGCTTTTCAAAATTATCGCATTCAAATTGTTTCTGAGGGAGATTATCAGCATTCCAGCCAAACGATTTCTATTCCCTCTTATCTACACCAGCCACCGAATTTAGTGCCTGCTTTCACTTCAATCAGCCATCGGAACAAACCTGATTTTAGGGAAGGAGATGTGGAGATAGGCTTTTCTATGTTTTACCAGAAAGATTATTATGATGATCCTTATTCACCGAGAGAGCCACATCCCTCTTTAAATTTTATTCCCAAAAAAGCAAAGGCTTATTTTCATATTGACGGACAGGTAATTGAAAAAGAATTATTGTTAGAAGAAAAAGAGAAGAGCCATATGCCTCAGGGTGAGTTTCCTGATTATTATTCTAATATATGGACCTTGTCTTTCCCCGCTTTTTCCTCAGATTCCTTAGAAGAGTTATGGATAGAAATTACTTATGAAAATGAATTCCTTTTTACAAAAGATTATACAGATTTACTGTATAATCACTTCCCTCATTTATCTAAATAAAATCCAAAACCTCTACACCTCTTAAATGCCAATTATTTCAGCCCAGTGTTTCACGTGAAACACTGGGATTTTTTTGGCTAACCTCTTCTTCTGTAAGATGGTTTTTTCTTCATTATCTTAACATTGAGCTGATTCTTAGATTATTGATACCATCCTAAGAATCCTGCATAAAGTGTTTCACGTGAAACACTTGACTAAAAAGCCTCTATATCAATACATAGAGGCTTTTTAATTCTTGCATTTTATGATGTTTTTTATAGCGAATTAAGAATTGGTTTTTTGGAAGGAGTTCCTGCTTTTCTTGGATAAGTTTTTTGAGTGGCCTTTGTTTTCCGAAACACTAATAATTGATGATTTAAATCTGTAAAAGGTACCTTTACTTCTAGGCTGTCTTCTAATTGAACAGAGAAAACCTGCATGGCTCTTTTAGCCTCTTCTATTTCTTCTTTCCACTGAGGTCCCTTTTGACAAAAGAACCATCCATCTACTTTCAAAAATGGAATGGTGTATTCTAATAGTACCGGCAAAGAAGCTACTGCTCTTGACACAACCGCATCAAAGTTTTCTCTGTAAAACTTTTGCCTGGCAGCTTCTTCTGCTCTGGCATGAACTAAGTCTAATGAGGTGAGTCCCAAGGTTTCTTTTACTTTTTCTAAAAAAACCAACCTTTTATTTAAGGAGTCCATTAACACAAAAGACTGTTCTGGAAATAAAATTTTTAGAGGAATTCCCGGAAAACCAGCTCCCGTTCCTAAGTCTAACATATGATGACATTTTCCATAGGTTGGATAGAGGGAGCAGGTGGCCGAATCAAGAAAATGATGAGTAAGGATTTCATCCGCATCTTTGATTGCTGTCAGGTTCATCTTTTGATTCCATTCCTGCAAAAGTTCTAAGTAATCTTTAAACTGATTAAGTTGGTGATCCGTTAAAGAAAACCCAATTTCTTCCATTCCGTCTTTCATTCTTTCTTTCTGCTTCTCATTCATTCTCTATCCCACCTCCCATTTGAAACTTTTATAATGATTTCATTCTTCTTTGTTGTTCTAAAAAGACTAGTAAAACTTGTATATCTGCCGGTGATACGCCGGTAATTCGGGAAGCCTGTCCTAAAGAGGTTGGTTTAATCGTAGACAATTTTTCCTGTGCTTCCAATCTTAATCCTTTAATGGAGCTGTATTCCAGTTCCGGAGACAATGGTCTTTGTTCCATTTTTTTAAACTGTTCCACATGCTTCAATTGTTTGTCGATATACCCCTGATATTTAATCTGCACTTCGCATTGATATGCCACTTCTCTTTTGATACCAGAAGGTCGATCCCTATCAATCTCTTCCAAAGCTTCATAACTTATCTCTGGTCTTTTGATGGCATCTTTAAGAGAAATCCCTACCTTTACCTCCGCACTTTTATGTTTTCTTAAAAAAGCGTTGATCTGATCTGGCGGAATCACTGTTTTTTCCAAGCGTTTCATTTCTTTTTTTACGTCTTCTCTCTTTTGAAGGTATCGCTGATACCTTTCTTCTGTCGCTAATCCTATTTGATAGGCCTTTTCTGTTAACCTTTCATCAGCGTTATCTTGTCTTAAGACTAATCGATATTCTGCACGGGAAGTCATCATCCGATAAGGTTCGTTGGTTCCCTTTGTCACCAGATCATCAATCAGTACGCCTATATATGCCTCTGACCGATCCAAGACAAAGGCTCTTTCTCCACGGATCTTCATTACGGCGTTAATCCCGGCAATCAATCCTTGTGCAGCGGCTTCTTCATATCCAGAAGAACCATTAAACTGTCCTGCACAGAATAAATTCTGAATATGTTTCATTTCCAAAGATAAGTGCAGTTGGGTAGGATCAATACAGTCATATTCGATGGCATACCCAGGCCTCATTATTTTTACATTTTCTAAACCGATCATTGTCCGATACATCTGAAGCTGAACTTCTTCCGGAAGGGACGTACTCATTCCCTGAACATACATTTCACAGGTATCTCTTCCTTCTGGCTCCAAGAAAAATTGATGGGTCGGTTTTTCATTAAATTTAATAATTTTATCTTCAATTGAAGGACAGTAACGAACCCCGGTACTATGAATATCTCCCCTATACATAGCCGACCGATGAAGGTTTGCCTCAATCACGGCTTTTGTTTCTTCTGTGGTTCGACTTAACCAGCAAGGAATTTGTTGAATGTCTATGTTTTCGTTTAAGAAGGAGAAAGGTACTATTTCCTGATCTCCATCTTCTCTATTCATTTTACTATAATCCACTGTCTTTCCATCTACTCTGGCAGGAGTTCCTGTCTTAAAACGTCTCAGTTCAATCCCATATGACTCCAATTTTTCAGAAAGGTATTGGGCAGGAAACATTCCACTGGGGCCAGAAGCATAATTTATTTCTCCAATAAAGATTTTACTCTGTAAGTATACTCCTGTAGCTAAAATAACGATCTGACTTCGATAAATAGCGCCACTTCGAGCGACAACACCTTTGGCTTGCTGGTCCTCAATCACTAAATCAACCACTTCTGCCTGCACTAATTCTAAGTTTTCCTGATTTTCAATGGTTTTTTTCATTGACTGATGATATTGATTTTTATCGGCCTGCGCTCTTAATGAATGAACGGCTGGACCTTTGGCTGTATTCAGCATTTTACTTTGAATAAAAACCTCATCCGTAGTTAATCCCATTTGTCCACCAAGGGCATCTACTTCACGCACCAGATGGCCTTTTCCAGTGCCTCCTATAGAAGGATTACAAGCCAACATAGCAATGGCATCTAAAGAGATGGTTAATAATAAGGTTTTATATCCCATTCTGGCAGGTGCCAAAGCAGCTTCACAACCAGCATGCCCTGCTCCTACTACAATAACATCATAATTACCTGCATCAAATTTCATTTCCTTCACCCGTTCTTTTATAAATTACAAACGATCCATTCCCTTACAGCCTGTAAGCCTTTTATACCTTCCAGGTGTAACATTACACTTTCTACCTTTTATATCTTTTCTATACTTCTATACTTCTACACCTTATATATCTTCTATACTTCTACCGGGATCCTATAAGCACAAAATTTCTTTGGAAAGAAATCCTATCATTTTCCAATACAAAAATTAGAAAAAATATGATCAATTAAGTCTTCTTTAACACTTTCACCAATAATGGCTCCTAATTGATCCATTGCTTCTTGATAATCTACCTGAACAAAATCCAGCGGCATTCTTGCTTCCAATGCCTTCACACCTTCTTTTAAGGAATCATATGCTTTTTCCAAGGCTTGCTGATGCCGGAGATGAGTCACCATTTCTTTTTCCTTGGCATTTTTTTCACCATCATAAACCAAATTTTCTAAAGCCTCTTCTAATTGAAGCAATCCGGAGGATTCCAGTAAAGACAGTTTAAGAATTTGATCGGAATCTATCCATTCTGGTAGTGAAGATTCATCTAAAACTGATGGTAAATCTGTTTTGTTAATAATAATTAATGCTTTCCGCTTTTGTACCATATTGAGTAAGGCCACTTCTTCAGAAGTAACAGGAGTGGAGGCGTCTAGCATCATCATCACTAAATCAGCTTGATCAAATAATTGTTTTGCTCTTTCAACTCCCATTTTTTCCACCACATCTTCTGTATCTCTGATGCCGGCGGTGTCCATTAAGACTAAGGGAATACCTCTTAAATTCAGCTGTTCTTCAATGACATCCCGGGTAGTTCCTGGAATATCCGTTACGATGGCTCTAGATTCTTTCAACAAAGCGTTCATCAAGGAGGATTTTCCCACATTCGGTTTCCCTATAATAACGGTTTTTAAGCCTTCACGAATAATTTTTCCTGTTTTTGCTGAATCGATCAAGGCTTGAATGTCATTCATCATAGGGATGGTTTTTTCATAAACATCCTCAAAGGTTACTTCATCGATATCCTCTTCTTCTGAAAAATCAATGGACACTTCCATGGCTGCCATCAGATCCAATAACTGATCTCGCATTTTTTTTACTTTGCCGGATAAAAATCCTTCTAATTGTCCAAGAGCTGCTTCATGACTAAGATCTGTTTTAGAACTAATTAAATCCATAACGGCTTCTGCCTGAGAGAGATCTAATCTTCCATTTAAAAAAGCTCTTTTCGTAAATTCACCGGGTTCCGCTGATCGAACTCCCTGATCCAACAAAGCTTCCATAATTCTTTTTAAGGAAATATAACCGCCATGACACTGAATCTCTACTACATCTTCGGCTGTATAAGTATGAGGTGCTTTCATATAGCATACCAATGCTTCATCAATCATGTTTCCAGTATGCGGATCCATAATCTTTCCATAAGTAAGCCTTCGGTCTTGAAGGGTTGTTACTTTTTTTCCGTTTTTTGATTCATAGATCATAAGCGCCTTTTGCAGCGATTCTGTACCACTAATTCGTATAATCCCTATACCAGCTTCTCCAGAAGCCGTTGAAATGGCCGCTATGGTATCTTCCATGATCCACTTCTTCCTTTCTATCGTTGCTTTATGAACAAAAACCCGGTTTTCACCGGGTTCTTCGTAGAATGTTAATGCAATTGTTTACTTCTTTAATGCAATGGCTACTTTGCGGTAAGGTTCTTCTCCCTCGCTAAAAGTCTGAATTTTCGGTTCGCTCTGAAGAGCCGCATGAATGATTCTTCGTTCATAAGGGTTCATCGGTTCCAATACCATTTTTCTTTTGGTAGCTTTCACATTTTTAGCCATTTTATGCGCTAATCGAACAAGTGTTTCTTCTCTTTTTTGTCGATAATTTTCTGTATCCATATGGACTTTCATATATTTATCACGTTGTTTGTTAACAACTAAAGAGGTAAGGTATTGAATAGAATCTAAGGTTTGTCCTCTTTTTCCTATCACAACGCCCATATTCGGTCCACTTAGTTCAATATCCATTTGATCGTTGTTAATTTTTATATCAATGGCTACATCTAAACTCATGGCTTCAAATAAAGAATGTAAAAATTGTTTGGTTACTTCTTCTGTCTGATCTTTTCTTTCCAATTCTACTTCGGCGTCTTTGCTTCCAAAAACACCTAAAAATCCTTTATAAGGTACTTCAATAATTTTTACTTCCACATCGTCAC is part of the Tindallia magadiensis genome and harbors:
- the mnmE gene encoding tRNA uridine-5-carboxymethylaminomethyl(34) synthesis GTPase MnmE translates to MEDTIAAISTASGEAGIGIIRISGTESLQKALMIYESKNGKKVTTLQDRRLTYGKIMDPHTGNMIDEALVCYMKAPHTYTAEDVVEIQCHGGYISLKRIMEALLDQGVRSAEPGEFTKRAFLNGRLDLSQAEAVMDLISSKTDLSHEAALGQLEGFLSGKVKKMRDQLLDLMAAMEVSIDFSEEEDIDEVTFEDVYEKTIPMMNDIQALIDSAKTGKIIREGLKTVIIGKPNVGKSSLMNALLKESRAIVTDIPGTTRDVIEEQLNLRGIPLVLMDTAGIRDTEDVVEKMGVERAKQLFDQADLVMMMLDASTPVTSEEVALLNMVQKRKALIIINKTDLPSVLDESSLPEWIDSDQILKLSLLESSGLLQLEEALENLVYDGEKNAKEKEMVTHLRHQQALEKAYDSLKEGVKALEARMPLDFVQVDYQEAMDQLGAIIGESVKEDLIDHIFSNFCIGK
- the jag gene encoding RNA-binding cell elongation regulator Jag/EloR, with the translated sequence MIQKVHATGKTIEEAVENGLKELGCSRDDVEVKIIEVPYKGFLGVFGSKDAEVELERKDQTEEVTKQFLHSLFEAMSLDVAIDIKINNDQMDIELSGPNMGVVIGKRGQTLDSIQYLTSLVVNKQRDKYMKVHMDTENYRQKREETLVRLAHKMAKNVKATKRKMVLEPMNPYERRIIHAALQSEPKIQTFSEGEEPYRKVAIALKK
- the rsmG gene encoding 16S rRNA (guanine(527)-N(7))-methyltransferase RsmG, with the protein product MNEKQKERMKDGMEEIGFSLTDHQLNQFKDYLELLQEWNQKMNLTAIKDADEILTHHFLDSATCSLYPTYGKCHHMLDLGTGAGFPGIPLKILFPEQSFVLMDSLNKRLVFLEKVKETLGLTSLDLVHARAEEAARQKFYRENFDAVVSRAVASLPVLLEYTIPFLKVDGWFFCQKGPQWKEEIEEAKRAMQVFSVQLEDSLEVKVPFTDLNHQLLVFRKTKATQKTYPRKAGTPSKKPILNSL
- the mnmG gene encoding tRNA uridine-5-carboxymethylaminomethyl(34) synthesis enzyme MnmG, which translates into the protein MKFDAGNYDVIVVGAGHAGCEAALAPARMGYKTLLLTISLDAIAMLACNPSIGGTGKGHLVREVDALGGQMGLTTDEVFIQSKMLNTAKGPAVHSLRAQADKNQYHQSMKKTIENQENLELVQAEVVDLVIEDQQAKGVVARSGAIYRSQIVILATGVYLQSKIFIGEINYASGPSGMFPAQYLSEKLESYGIELRRFKTGTPARVDGKTVDYSKMNREDGDQEIVPFSFLNENIDIQQIPCWLSRTTEETKAVIEANLHRSAMYRGDIHSTGVRYCPSIEDKIIKFNEKPTHQFFLEPEGRDTCEMYVQGMSTSLPEEVQLQMYRTMIGLENVKIMRPGYAIEYDCIDPTQLHLSLEMKHIQNLFCAGQFNGSSGYEEAAAQGLIAGINAVMKIRGERAFVLDRSEAYIGVLIDDLVTKGTNEPYRMMTSRAEYRLVLRQDNADERLTEKAYQIGLATEERYQRYLQKREDVKKEMKRLEKTVIPPDQINAFLRKHKSAEVKVGISLKDAIKRPEISYEALEEIDRDRPSGIKREVAYQCEVQIKYQGYIDKQLKHVEQFKKMEQRPLSPELEYSSIKGLRLEAQEKLSTIKPTSLGQASRITGVSPADIQVLLVFLEQQRRMKSL